The genomic stretch CAATCAACTAAATGATATTTTCTCTTCGATCAAAGACAAAGTTTTTATTTTAGATAAAAACAAAATTATCACTAAAGTAAATAAAGCTGCATGCGATATATCCGTATACGGTGTTAACGATTTCATCAATAAGAAGTTCGTATCCTTTTTTAAATTTCCAAATAATAAACGACGCGTATTTTTCAATCAAGAAAATCAATTATTAGAGTTTGAAGCTGTTCTTAACTATGAGAGCGAGAGTCCTGTCCATGTTGTACTATCAGTTATTCAAATGATTAACAAGTCCGGAAGAATTTATGGGTATGTAGTTAGATTGGATTATGCAGAGGAA from Flavobacteriales bacterium encodes the following:
- a CDS encoding PAS domain-containing protein, yielding MEEFRSNITALIKKILNNDRISSEDFNITGISSEERKLLKTMVSKKSSNEGLDTLKNITEEITNQNISRVNDLIDDLDFAEKEIMTFNNQLNDIFSSIKDKVFILDKNKIITKVNKAACDISVYGVNDFINKKFVSFFKFPNNKRRVFFNQENQLLEFEAVLNYESESPVHVVLSVIQMINKSGRIYGYVVRLDYAEE